Genomic window (Hydrogenimonas cancrithermarum):
GGCAACGTGATTTCATGGAGCAGCGCAGGTTCTCTCGGTTTCAAGGGAAGTAAGAAATCAACTCCTTACGCGGCACAGCAGGCGGTCGAAGATGCCATGGCAAAAGCCATGGAGCATGGGATCAAAGAGGTCGGTATCAAGGTACAGGGACCTGGCAGCGGTCGTGAGACTGCGGTTAAAAGCGTGGGCGCAATCGAGGGAATCCGCGTGATGTGGTTTAAAGACATCACTCCGCTTCCCCACAATGGTTGTAGACCTCCGAAACGACGACGAGTATAAGGGGACGAGATGGCACGATACAGAGGACCAGTAGAAAAAATCGAACGTCGCCTTGGTGTGAGTCTCGGACTCAAGGGCGAAAGAAGACTAGCAGGCAAGAGCGCGCTCGACAAGCGCCCGTACGCACCAGGACAGCACGGACAGCGAAGAACGAAGATCAGCCAGTATGGTTTGCAGCTTCGCGAAAAGCAGAAAGCGAAATACATGTACGGCGTGGCTGAAAAGCAGTTCCGCCGACTCTTTAAAGACGCGAACCGCATGGAAGGCAACACGGGGGAAAACCTGATTGCACTTCTCGAGCGACGCCTCGACAATGTTGTCTACCGCATGGGCTTCGCAACGACGCGTGCGTTTGCACGTCAGCTTGTCACACACGGACACATTCTCGTCGACGGCAAGCGCGTGAATATCCCTTCGTTCCGTGTCAAACCGGGACAGAAGATCGAAGTTCGCGAAAAAAGCAAAAACAACCCGCAGATTCAGCGCGCAATGGAGCTGACACGACAGACCGGTATCGCTCCGTGGGTCGATGTCGACCATGAGAAAGCATTCGGTATCTTTACACGTATTCCGGAGCGTGAAGAGGTTGTCATTCCTGTAGAAGAGCGATTGATTGTCGAGCTTTACAGCAAATAATAGTTAAAAGCGAGTTGCCCATGAAAAGAATCAAAACATCACCCTTTATGCCGAGCGAGGTCGAAATCGAGCAGACCGGCGAAAATCGCATGCGCATTACGGCCTACCCGTTCGAAACGGGTTACGCCGTTTCTCTCGCGCACCCGATCCGCCGCCTGCTTCTTGGCAGTACCATCGGATACGCTCCGATCGGTGTGAAAATCGAGGGGGCATCGCACGAGTTTGATTCTGTACGCGGAATGCTTGAGGATGTTGCAGTATTTATCATCAACCTCAAAAACCTCCGTTTCAAAATCAAAGGTGACGAGAAGAAGGTCGAAGTGAACTACAGTTTCAGCGGCCCGATCGAAATCACCGGAGCAGACCTGAACAATGAACTGGTCGAAGTCGTTACGCCTGACGGATTTCTTGCGACGTTGAACGAAGATGCGGAGCTCAATTTCTCTCTGCTGATTCACCAGGGTATCGGATATGTGCCGAGTGAAGATCTGCGAGACGAACTGCCGGAAGGATACATCACACTCGATGCATTCTTTACGCCGGTACGTGCCGCGAACTATACGATCGAGAACATGCTGGTCGAGGACAATCCGAACTACGAAAAGATCGTCTTCGACATCGAGACCGACGGTCAGATCGACCCGGTCACGGCGTTTAAAAACACGATCGAAGTGATGTATCGACAGATGTCCGTATTTAACAATATCCTGGACATCAATGTGGCGGAGGAGACGACGGCACCGACTGCCGAAAATCCTGTCGTCAAAACATTGATGCAGGGTCTCGAAACGCTGGGACTGAGTGCACGAAGCTTCAACTCCCTGGAGCGTGCGGGACTTAAATACGTCGGAGAACTGGCCTTGATGAGTGAAAACGAACTCAAAGAGATCAAAAACCTCGGCAAGAAATCGCTTGAAGAGATCAAGGCGAAACTCGAAGAGGCCGGTTTCCCGGTTGGCAGCGAACTCGACGAAGAGACAGCGAAACAGCTGAAAAAGAAAATCGACGCAACGAAAAAATAATTAACAAGGAACTACGATGAGACATCGACATGGATATCGCAAACTGAGCCGAACATCTTCTCATCGCGCTGCTTTGCTGAAAAACCTTTCGATCGCTTTGATCGAGCATGGACGCATCGAGACCACGCTCGCCAAGGCGAAGACGCTTAGAAGCGTTTTCGAAAAGTTGGTCACACGCGCAAAAGCAGGCGATTTCAATGCACACCGTGCAATCTTTGCAAAACTTCAGGACAAAGAGGCAACCAAAAAGATGGTTGACGAGATCGCTCCGAAGTATGCTGAGCGCAATGGAGGATACACCCGTATCATCAAAACCCGCCAGCGCCGCGGAGACTCCGCCGATATGGCGATCATCGAACTCGTATAAGTTCGGCTTTCAGGGCTTCGGCCCTGAAATTAATTTCTTCTAAACTCTCTCAACCATTCTAAAACCCTGTTGCCAAACGACAACTTTTTTGTTATGATAGTTTCAAAATCAAATACGATTTAGGACGTTGATCATGATACCTTTTAGCGATGAAGAACTTTACCCGGCAGTGGAAAATGTAATTGAAAAAGTCCGACCTTCTTTGGCACTTGATGGTGGGGACATCAAACTGCTTGGTGTAAAAGACGGAAAAGTCTTCGTGCAACTGCAGGGTGCCTGTGTCGGGTGTGCGAGCAGTGGAAATACGCTCAAATACGGTGTCGAACGTCAGATGCGGATAGATATCCATCCAGAAATCGAAGTCATCAACGTTCCGATCGGAATGGAAAACCAGTGGGACAAATTGGCCAATGAAGTGTAATTATCGTTTTCCAAAATTGTAAAATCTTTAAAATAAATTGTGATTTCACTCCCTGAAAGCGTCTCTTTCGTGAGAGAAATCTCTTTGGAAACGGTTCTCAAAGAAAGGAGAACAAATTAGTGAAAAGTAAAAAAACAGAAAAAATGCTAGAACGTGCAGAAAACCATTTTTATCGCGGAGATTATGACGAAGCGCTTCGGATGTACGGTCTTCTTCTCAAAGATTTTCCCGAGCTTCAGGAAGCACGGATAGGGGCAATATTGAGTGATATCGCCTATGAAAACGACGAGGAGGCGCAGGCGCTTTTTGAGTACTATCAGGTACTCAAAGGGGAGGAGAACGAAGATGCCGAACAGATTATCGAAGAGATGATAGGTTCACTCGACGATGCACTCGAGAAAATCTCTGATCTGCTGGACGGATCGCTTTTTGCCCGTGATGAGACGATCAACGGAATCAGTTATGCCGATTTCAAAGAGTTGGTGGAACTTCGCGGAAGCTTCAGGCGCGCCTTTGAAGACATCATGTTTTCGACACGTGTCGTCATTACCGAAAAAGAGGAGCTGCTCGACTTTCTGCAGCAATTGGTAGAGAACGGTTTCAACGAGATGGCGATGCGCTATATCGAAGGAGCGGCAGTCGCTTATCCGGGTGAAACACGCATTCAGGATCTTATTGAAAAGATCAAAGGCTGATTGTGACGGTCGATTTTGGAAGCGGCATCGGCCGTGTGGCCGACGACAGTCGTGAAGCGGACAAAGATACAGCCTTTCTTTCTACGAGGCTGAACCGTTCTTTTGCGACAGAGGCGAAAGCGAAAGGCTCGCAGATCATTACACCCAAAGGGCTTATCGAAAATCTTCAACTCGCAGATTTGGATGTCGTCGGTATAACCGGCACGAACGGCAAAACGACGACAGCTGCAGCTATCTACTCGATCCTTCTTGATCTGGGCTACAAAACGGCGCTGCAGGGAACGCGCGGATTCTTTATCAACGATGAAAAGATCGAAGAGAAATCACTCACCACCCCGCCTTCCCTTGCAACGATCGCCCATATGGCTGAAGCCAAAAGTCACGGATGCGAATTTTTTGTGATGGAAGTAAGCTCGCACGCGATCGAGCAGGAGCGTATCGAGGGAATCGATTTTGCATTGAAAATTCATACCAATGTCACGAGTGACCATCTCGACTATCACGGTTCTATCGAAGCGTACCGGGCTGTGAAGAGCAGTTTTTTTCAGGACAGCGGAAAGAAATTGATCAACCGGGACGAAGAGATTTTGAAATTCAATATGCAGAATGCCTATAGCTACGGTATCGAAAATCCAGCGACTTATAAAGTGATGGCCTACACACTTGGCGGAGGGGTCAGCGGTGTTTTGAAACACTTCGAGACAGTTGTGCCATTCGAGACGACGCTGCAGGGATTTTTCAACCTCTACAATATCACGGCGGCGATTGCGGCGGCACATATCCTGACAGCCGAGGAGATCGGTGAGATCTGCGAAGCGGCGGAGAATTTCGGCGGCGTCGCGGGACGCATGGAGACGGTGAGCGAAGATCCGCTCATCATCGTCGATTTTGCCCATACGGAGGACGGCATCAAGCAGGTACTCGACTCGCTCAAGGAGAAAGAGGTACGCGTCGTCTTTGGCGCCGGCGGCGACAGGGACCGCAGCAAACGGCCGGCAATGGGCCGTGCGGCGGCTTCGATCGCGAAGAAGGTCTACCTTACCAGCGACAACCCCAGAAGCGAGGACCCCGTAAAGATCATCGAAGAGATCGTCGAAGGGATTACAGAGAAGGAGAAGGTCGAAAAGATCGTCGACCGCCGCGAGGCGATCGAGCGTGCGATCGAAGAGCTCCAACCGGGCGAAGTACTCCTGGTGCTGGGCAAAGGCGACGAAACCTACCAGGAGATCGCCGGAAAGAGGATCCCTTTCGATGACCGGCAGACGATTCGGGAGATTCTGGCCTCGCGTATATAGGCAGTGACTGGGAGATTCGAACGCCTACCGGGTCGTGCGGATGAAATCACATATCACACCCTTTGGGTGGAGACTCGAATCAGACCCGAAATTTGGCACAAATTGGATTGTGGTCGGAAACGGGTGTTTCGAGAACGAAGGCATCCATCAGAACGATGCCGCGGTAAAAGATGTGATCGAGGGGTTCTCCCAGTACCGATTTTACGGCGCGTGCATGGCGGGGGTGGACATGGTGTAGGCTGTGACGGGCCATCACCTCTTCAAGGTACGCACGCCGTTTCGGGCTCCAGGTGTTGAAGTCGCCGGCGACGACGAGGCGAGTTTCGACGACGTCGTCGAGCAGGTGGGAGATCGCATCGAGCTCGCGTGCGAAGAGGCGGTAGGGAACGAAATTGATTGCGTGGATGTTGAGCAGGCTCAGTGTCTCGTCTCCTGCAAGGCGGTAGCGGGTCAGAAGTGCGCTTTTGCGGGTGGCGAACCCAAGCTCCCGTACCTTCGAGTGGTAAGAATAGGTTTCGATCGGTTCCATATGCGAGAGTGTAAGTACCCCGAAACGGTGCCGGAAACGGGCAAAGTTGCTTCCCATGGCATGGAAATAGCCACGCAGTGGCGTAGGGAGGCGATCGTGTGGCATCCGCGCTTCCTGAAACAGCAAAAGATCGGCGGGACAGCTTTTTACGAGGGCCTCGAACGTATGGTAAAAAGAGGCGGAGAGGGTACGCTTCTGGACATTCCAGCTTACAATATGCAGTAGGGCCATATGACGCCTTTCATACCAGTGGCGCAAGCATCCGCATCATATTTTCGATACGGATCTGAAACGGTTTGTAGGTAGGGTCGAATGGGACCGTCGCATCGAGTTTCGCCATTCCCCACGTGGCGATGCTCTCACATTCCGCGGGTGAATAGATAAAGGTGGAGGCTTCGAAATTGTAGAAGAGGCTTCGGTTGTCGAAGTTGATCGAGCCGACAAGGGCACAGTCGTGATCGAAAACGATCGCTTTTGCATGAAGTATGCCTCCTCGAAAGAGGCGGACATCGGCTCCTTTGGCATGGAGTTCTCTTAGATAACTGCCGCGTCCGAGATCGGAAATGAGATGGTCGGAATGTTCGGGAACGACGATCTTTACATCCACTCCACGATGAACGGCAATGGCAAGCGCACGGACGAATTGCTCATTGGGCACGAAGTAGGGGGTGAAGATCCAGATACGCTCTTTGGCGTTGCATATGGCACCCAGCAACGCTTCGATTACGCCGTCGGAGGGTGTGTCCGGGCCGGAGGGCGCCACCTGCAGGGAGACCGTACCTTTCGTCGTTCGGGCCGACGGGGGAAAAAGGCGGGGTTCCGAGTGTGTCGCGAAAGACCAGTCCATTTCGAAAATCTGTGAGAAGAAGTGCGTGGCGGTTCCTTCGATTTTGCATAGAATGTCGTCGTAACGGGTTTCGTTGGAAACAGGAGAGAGATACTCTTTCGAGAGGTTCATACCGCCGGTCATGACGAGATGATTGTCGAAAATGAAAATTTTTCTATGATTTCGCAGGTTGATGAAGTTACGTACGGGAAAACTTAAAAAAGGCATGAAAAAGGCGATCTGCACACCAGCCGCCCTGATGCTCGAGAGTTGTTTTTGAAACAGGTAGAGATTGGCCGATCCGATGGAGTCGAGAAGCAGACGAACTTTTACACCTTCTTGTGCACGTTTTTCCAGTAGCTTCGAGAGAGTCTCCGTTACTTCGTCGAGTTCCAGTTTGTAGATACATAGGTCGATGGAGGATTCGGCGTTCACAATCGCCTCTTCCATTTCGCGATAAGCGAGAAGGGGGGAGTCGATCAGCACGAAACTGTTTTCCGAAGAGGCCGGAGGGATCGCATTGGCACAGAGGAGCTTCTCGGAAGGGTGACGACAGGCAGAGCCGATTTCCCCGATCGGCATGAGGGTGAACCGCAGCTTCTGGTAGCGTTTGAAAAGTTTGTGCTGACCGAAAAGGAAATAGAAGGGAACTGCAAAATATGGAACAAGAAAGATGGCAAGTGTCCAGGCAATCATACTGCTTGGGGCACGCCGTGTCGAAAGCATATGCAAAAACGCCAGAACGATCAAAACTTCAGCACCGACAGTGAGAATGATATCAGTCATACGTTCAGGCCACATGGTTATCTTTTTTTGCAAATTCTGCTAAAATTATAGTGTAATTTAATGTTAAGAGACAAACACTATAATTTGGACAAAATTTATCTGAAAAGAAGGATGGTTCCATGGGAATTCCTCAACCGGCATTTTATATCTTCAAATGTGAGCAGTCGTCACCTCCGGGCATGCCTCGCCCAAGTTGTGTTACGAACGAAACACGCGATCTTTTTCAGCATCTTGCGCAGCGTCTGATGGAAAAAGGGATTATCGGAACGGTTCAGCCAGTACGGACAGGGTGCCTCAACCGATGCCAGTACGGCCCGGTCATGCTGGTCGAGCCGGGTCACGTCATGTATGCGGGGCTGACGAAAGAGAAGATCGACCGTATCATCGACGAGCATATCATCGGCGGCAAAATCGTAGAAGATTTCGTGATCGAACCCGAAGCGTGGGATGATCCGATCAGCCCCGAGCAGATGATGAAAATGACCGGAGCGCACTGACAATGCAGATCGAAATGCTCTACTCCAAAATCCATCGTGCGACCGTGACCGACGCCAATCTGAACTACGTCGGCTCCATTACGATCGACGAGGATTTGCTGGATGCTGCGAAGATGCGGGTGGGTCAGAAGGTGGAGATTCTCAACATCAACAATGGGGAACGCTTCAGCACCTACATCATCCGTGGCGAGCGCGGCAAAGGTGACATCTGCCTCAACGGCGCGGCGGCCCGCAAAGCACACCCGGGCGACAAGATCATCATCGTCGCCTATGCTTCCTACGACGAAAAAGAGCTTGAAAACTACAAGCCGACTGTCGTATTGATGAACGAAGAGAGCAACACCATCGCCTCTGTTCACGAGGAGCTGTAGTATGTTCGAAGGGCTGAATATGGGCGAGTTGGGCAAGATGCTGGAAGAGGTCCAGAAAAAGGCGAAGGAGCTCGAAGAGAAGAGCGAGTCGATCGAGCTGACGGCCAAAAGCGGCGGCGGCCTCGTCAAAGTGACCGCCAATGGAAAAGGCGAGATCATCGACATTGAAATCGACGATTCGCTCCTCGAAGACAAAGAGGCACTCCAGATATTGCTCATATCGGCTCTCAACGACGTGATCAAAATGGTTGAAGACAACAAAAAGAGTGCCGCCATGAATATGCTTGGTGGCGGATTCAATCCATTTGCGGGAGGGGGCGGCAGCCAAAGCTGATGCGTCTTAGGCACCTTCTTCCGCTTCTACTGCTCTTTGGACCCTTTCTCGTTGCATCTGAAAGTTGTTTTCGTTTTTTTCCCGGAAGTTTCAAAGTGATCGGCGGCCATCCGGCCTACGCTGTCGCGAAAAACAGATTTCTATCGCTTGTATGTCCTCCGAACAAAAAGGTGATCGCAAACGATCCGTTCAAAGGGTTGTGTCTGTTTGAAGATACCGCAGCGAAACCCTTCTACCTCACCGCAGCGAAACCCCCGCTCTTTTACTGCCCTGCAAACAGGCCCGAACCGGTCGAAATAGTATCGTATCCCGTGTCGATCTATCCTGGAAAGTTGAAGAAGGAGTACGAAAACGAAGGAGCGCTCTTTGGCGGATGTTGCAGGCTGGCCGGTCTTGTGGCGAGTGGCGGGATATGGTTCGACACCGCTGCGATCCGGAAACTGATAAAAGGCGATACCCGTCATGGCGATATCGGCGTGCGATTTACCGCTGAAAAAGAGAAGGTGACGGTGACGGCCGTGGATCCTTTTTCAAAACTTCCGTTGATGCCCGGCGATCGGCTTATGGCGATAGAGAAGTTGAACCATCCGACGCTTCGGCAGCTCAGAGAACGAATCGATCGGTGCCAAGCGGGAGAGACCCTTTTTCTTCTCGTCGGACGCAACGGAAAGTCGTTCGGCCTGCATGCCGCATGTTTCGATCGTGTCGGCGGCGGCAAGCTCTCCGATACGTTCCTCGAACATTACGGTATCTGGTTTGACGACAGACTGGCCGTTAGAGAAATAGCGCACGATGGTATCGCATACAAAAAGGGGATCAGGCGTGGAGACAGGCTGGTGATGATCGAGGGGAAAAAGGTGAAGAACCAGGCGGAAGTCAGAGTGCTTTTGAGCCATTATGGTGTGAAAAAAAGTGTGCCAGAAAACATGCTCTGGGAGCGTGAAAACTTTCAGTTTTTTTTGGCGCTTCCTGCGCTATAATTCGCAAAATTTTTAGAGGGCGGTCATGCAAGATTTCGAAGCCTATCTGACCACACATCTTCCCGAAGCGCCAAGCTTCCATCCGACATTCGACAGGGCATTGAAGGCGATGCTGCTTGCCGGCGGCAAACGGTTTCGTCCGCAGCTGCTGCTTGCCGTCGTCGACGCCTATACGCCGCTGCTGCGCGAAAGCGCCTATCCTGTGGCGATGGCGCTGGAGATGTTGCATACCTATTCGCTGATTCATGACGACCTGCCGGTCATGGACGATGCCGACCTGCGACGCGGCGAGCCGACGCTTCACAAACGCTACGACGAGGTAACGGCGGTGCTGGTGGGAGACGCTCTCAATACCCATGCGTTCTACCTGATCGCCGACGCTCCACTTCACAACGACGTGAAGGTTGCGCTGGTCAAAGAGCTCGCCTACAGCGGAGGGATCGGTGGCATGGTGCTCGGTCAGGCGATCGACTGTCATTTCGAGGGCGAGAAACTGACCCCGGAACAGGTCGATTTTCTGCATGAATACAAAACGGGCCGGCTGATCGCCGCGAGTCTGAAGATGGGTGCGATCGTTGCCGGGTTGGAGGAAAAAGCACAACAGACGCTCTTCGATTTTGGCCTTGACCTCGGGCTTCTTTTCCAGATTCAGGACGATATCATCGATGCGACGCAAAGCAGCGAAGATGCCGGCAAAACGACCGGCAACGACGATGCCAAGAATAGTTACATCAACCATTTCGGCCTGCAGGGATCGCGGGAGCGTGCCGATGCGTTGGTCGCAAAAATCGAAAAGCAGATGGTTCAGTTCGATGCCCCGCTCCGCGCGAAACTCGAACCGATCCTGGACAACTATCTCAACCGACATAAAATTCAGTGAGGAGTGAGAAGTGAGGAGTGAGAAGTTTATTGCATCCTTCCCACTCCTCACTCCTTACTTCCCACTCAATAAAAAAGGAACTTTTTTATGGACAATCAAATGATGAAAAAGATGGCCGACACGATCCGGTTTCTGGCAGCCGACATGATTCAGGAGGCCAACAGCGGCCATCCGGGCGCACCGATGGGCCTGGCAGACATCGCCGTCGTACTCTCGAAGCACCTCAGGCACAATCCCAAAAACCCCAAATGGCTCAACCGCGACCGACTCGTCTTCAGCGGCGGCCATGCGACGGGGCTCATCTATTCGCTGCTGCATCTGTGGGGATACGATCTTTCGATGGAGGATCTCAAACGGTTCCGGCAACTCGGAAGTAAAACGCCGGGCCACCCGGAGTATGGCCATACTCCGGGCATCGAGATCACGACCGGGCCGCTCGGGCAGGGAGTCGCCAACGCCGTCGGTTTCGCGATGGCGAGCAAATACTGCGCGCATCTGGTCAACTCGGAGACGGCGAAGATCATCGACCACTATGTCTATTGCCTTTGCGGCGACGGAGACCTCGAAGAGGGGATCAGCTACGAAGCGTGTGCGATTGCGGGCCACCAGCAGCTCGACAACCTGATCATGATCTACGATTCCAACCGTATCACGATCGAAGGGGATACGTCGTTGGCGTGGAGCGAAGATGTGCGTATGCGCTTTGAAGCACAGGGATGGAAAGTCTACGAGACCGATGGCCATAATTACGAGCAGATCGACGAGACGATCGAGATGGCCAAAAAGGCGGACAAGCCGGTGCTGATTATCGCCCATACAGTCATCGCCAAAGGTGCCTGTGAAATGGCGGGCGACCACAACAGCCACGGCTCGCCGCTGGGCGAGGACCTGATCGCCCGCGCGAAAAAGGCGGCCGGATTCGATCCCGACAAAAAGTTCTATATTCCCGACGATGTCCTCATCCGTTTCCGCTGCGCCGTCGAAGAGGGCGAACTGGCCGAAAAAGAGTGGAAGCATCGGCTCTTGCAGGCTCCTTACATCGAACAGAACGAAGCGCTCGAGCGCCTGCTTAATCCCGATTTCGACGCGATCGAGTGGCCCCAGTTCGAGCCGGGCAGCGAAGTGGCGACACGCGATAGCAACGGCAAGATCCTCAACGCCATCGCCAAAGCGGTTCCGGGCTTCCTGGGTGGCAGTGCCGACCTCGCGCCCTCGAACAAGACGGAGCTCAAGGGGATGGGCGACTTCCCCAACGGAAAAAACCTCCATTTCGGTATCCGCGAACACGCGATGGCGGCGATTACGAACGGAATGGCGGCTTACGGCCCGCTGTTGCCCTTCAGTGCCACCTTTTTCGTCTTCAGCGACTACCTCAAGCCGGCGGCGCGCATCGCGGCGCTGAGCGGTCTGCAGCACTTCTTCGTCTGGACGCACGACAGTATCGGCGTCGGTGAAGACGGCCCGACCCACCAGCCCATCGAGCACCTGAGCCAGTTCCGTGCGCTTCCGGATTTCTACACCTTCCGTCCGGCAGATGCGAGCGAAAACGTCGCCTGCTGGAAAGTGGCGCTGAATCTCAAAGCGCCCTCGGCGTTCGTCTGCAGTCGCCAGAAACTCAAAGTCCTCAAAGGCGAAGATAAAATCGCCTTCGGCAGCGCCGACAAAGGCGGCTACCTGATCAAAAAACGGGACAATGCCGTCGTCACGCTGGTCGCCAGCGGGTCGGAAGTGATGCTCGCCCTTCAAAGCGGCTGCCATCTCGAAGAGAAGGGTATTATGGCCAACGTCGTTTCGGTGCCGTGTTACGAACTCTTCTGCGAACAGGATAAGGCGTATATCGATACCGTGATCGACCCGAACACGAAGGTCCTCGCGATCGAAGCGGCGAGCGGCAACGAGTGGTACCGCTTTGCCGACGACGTGCTGGGCATGAACAGCTTTGGCGCCAGTGGCAAGGCTGGCGACCTCTTCGAACACTTCGG
Coding sequences:
- a CDS encoding NifU family protein, whose amino-acid sequence is MIPFSDEELYPAVENVIEKVRPSLALDGGDIKLLGVKDGKVFVQLQGACVGCASSGNTLKYGVERQMRIDIHPEIEVINVPIGMENQWDKLANEV
- a CDS encoding UDP-N-acetylmuramoyl-L-alanyl-D-glutamate--2,6-diaminopimelate ligase, producing the protein MTVDFGSGIGRVADDSREADKDTAFLSTRLNRSFATEAKAKGSQIITPKGLIENLQLADLDVVGITGTNGKTTTAAAIYSILLDLGYKTALQGTRGFFINDEKIEEKSLTTPPSLATIAHMAEAKSHGCEFFVMEVSSHAIEQERIEGIDFALKIHTNVTSDHLDYHGSIEAYRAVKSSFFQDSGKKLINRDEEILKFNMQNAYSYGIENPATYKVMAYTLGGGVSGVLKHFETVVPFETTLQGFFNLYNITAAIAAAHILTAEEIGEICEAAENFGGVAGRMETVSEDPLIIVDFAHTEDGIKQVLDSLKEKEVRVVFGAGGDRDRSKRPAMGRAAASIAKKVYLTSDNPRSEDPVKIIEEIVEGITEKEKVEKIVDRREAIERAIEELQPGEVLLVLGKGDETYQEIAGKRIPFDDRQTIREILASRI
- a CDS encoding YbaB/EbfC family nucleoid-associated protein — translated: MFEGLNMGELGKMLEEVQKKAKELEEKSESIELTAKSGGGLVKVTANGKGEIIDIEIDDSLLEDKEALQILLISALNDVIKMVEDNKKSAAMNMLGGGFNPFAGGGGSQS
- a CDS encoding polyprenyl synthetase family protein; translated protein: MQDFEAYLTTHLPEAPSFHPTFDRALKAMLLAGGKRFRPQLLLAVVDAYTPLLRESAYPVAMALEMLHTYSLIHDDLPVMDDADLRRGEPTLHKRYDEVTAVLVGDALNTHAFYLIADAPLHNDVKVALVKELAYSGGIGGMVLGQAIDCHFEGEKLTPEQVDFLHEYKTGRLIAASLKMGAIVAGLEEKAQQTLFDFGLDLGLLFQIQDDIIDATQSSEDAGKTTGNDDAKNSYINHFGLQGSRERADALVAKIEKQMVQFDAPLRAKLEPILDNYLNRHKIQ
- a CDS encoding phospholipase D-like domain-containing protein: MTDIILTVGAEVLIVLAFLHMLSTRRAPSSMIAWTLAIFLVPYFAVPFYFLFGQHKLFKRYQKLRFTLMPIGEIGSACRHPSEKLLCANAIPPASSENSFVLIDSPLLAYREMEEAIVNAESSIDLCIYKLELDEVTETLSKLLEKRAQEGVKVRLLLDSIGSANLYLFQKQLSSIRAAGVQIAFFMPFLSFPVRNFINLRNHRKIFIFDNHLVMTGGMNLSKEYLSPVSNETRYDDILCKIEGTATHFFSQIFEMDWSFATHSEPRLFPPSARTTKGTVSLQVAPSGPDTPSDGVIEALLGAICNAKERIWIFTPYFVPNEQFVRALAIAVHRGVDVKIVVPEHSDHLISDLGRGSYLRELHAKGADVRLFRGGILHAKAIVFDHDCALVGSINFDNRSLFYNFEASTFIYSPAECESIATWGMAKLDATVPFDPTYKPFQIRIENMMRMLAPLV
- the rplQ gene encoding 50S ribosomal protein L17, coding for MRHRHGYRKLSRTSSHRAALLKNLSIALIEHGRIETTLAKAKTLRSVFEKLVTRAKAGDFNAHRAIFAKLQDKEATKKMVDEIAPKYAERNGGYTRIIKTRQRRGDSADMAIIELV
- a CDS encoding PDZ domain-containing protein, with amino-acid sequence MRLRHLLPLLLLFGPFLVASESCFRFFPGSFKVIGGHPAYAVAKNRFLSLVCPPNKKVIANDPFKGLCLFEDTAAKPFYLTAAKPPLFYCPANRPEPVEIVSYPVSIYPGKLKKEYENEGALFGGCCRLAGLVASGGIWFDTAAIRKLIKGDTRHGDIGVRFTAEKEKVTVTAVDPFSKLPLMPGDRLMAIEKLNHPTLRQLRERIDRCQAGETLFLLVGRNGKSFGLHAACFDRVGGGKLSDTFLEHYGIWFDDRLAVREIAHDGIAYKKGIRRGDRLVMIEGKKVKNQAEVRVLLSHYGVKKSVPENMLWERENFQFFLALPAL
- the rpsD gene encoding 30S ribosomal protein S4, producing MARYRGPVEKIERRLGVSLGLKGERRLAGKSALDKRPYAPGQHGQRRTKISQYGLQLREKQKAKYMYGVAEKQFRRLFKDANRMEGNTGENLIALLERRLDNVVYRMGFATTRAFARQLVTHGHILVDGKRVNIPSFRVKPGQKIEVREKSKNNPQIQRAMELTRQTGIAPWVDVDHEKAFGIFTRIPEREEVVIPVEERLIVELYSK
- the rpsK gene encoding 30S ribosomal protein S11, with translation MAKRKATRKKIVKKNIARGVVYISATYNNTVITVTDEAGNVISWSSAGSLGFKGSKKSTPYAAQQAVEDAMAKAMEHGIKEVGIKVQGPGSGRETAVKSVGAIEGIRVMWFKDITPLPHNGCRPPKRRRV
- a CDS encoding DNA-directed RNA polymerase subunit alpha, which produces MKRIKTSPFMPSEVEIEQTGENRMRITAYPFETGYAVSLAHPIRRLLLGSTIGYAPIGVKIEGASHEFDSVRGMLEDVAVFIINLKNLRFKIKGDEKKVEVNYSFSGPIEITGADLNNELVEVVTPDGFLATLNEDAELNFSLLIHQGIGYVPSEDLRDELPEGYITLDAFFTPVRAANYTIENMLVEDNPNYEKIVFDIETDGQIDPVTAFKNTIEVMYRQMSVFNNILDINVAEETTAPTAENPVVKTLMQGLETLGLSARSFNSLERAGLKYVGELALMSENELKEIKNLGKKSLEEIKAKLEEAGFPVGSELDEETAKQLKKKIDATKK
- a CDS encoding endonuclease/exonuclease/phosphatase family protein; amino-acid sequence: MALLHIVSWNVQKRTLSASFYHTFEALVKSCPADLLLFQEARMPHDRLPTPLRGYFHAMGSNFARFRHRFGVLTLSHMEPIETYSYHSKVRELGFATRKSALLTRYRLAGDETLSLLNIHAINFVPYRLFARELDAISHLLDDVVETRLVVAGDFNTWSPKRRAYLEEVMARHSLHHVHPRHARAVKSVLGEPLDHIFYRGIVLMDAFVLETPVSDHNPICAKFRV
- a CDS encoding (2Fe-2S) ferredoxin domain-containing protein, translated to MGIPQPAFYIFKCEQSSPPGMPRPSCVTNETRDLFQHLAQRLMEKGIIGTVQPVRTGCLNRCQYGPVMLVEPGHVMYAGLTKEKIDRIIDEHIIGGKIVEDFVIEPEAWDDPISPEQMMKMTGAH
- the panD gene encoding aspartate 1-decarboxylase → MQIEMLYSKIHRATVTDANLNYVGSITIDEDLLDAAKMRVGQKVEILNINNGERFSTYIIRGERGKGDICLNGAAARKAHPGDKIIIVAYASYDEKELENYKPTVVLMNEESNTIASVHEEL